A single genomic interval of Desulfarculaceae bacterium harbors:
- a CDS encoding LacI family transcriptional regulator: protein MSTIKEIAKAARVSCSTVSRALNDKKGVSDEVREKIVKIAQELSYFPHSSARALVRNRVGVIGVIIPRTSDFAFQSPFYNHVLLGLSETAARHDYNLMLIINDRRSYASFYYRRQVDGVIVVGNRVNDERTIELEEKGVPAAVVPGFASGSHEGIASVNSENFQSIHRAVSYLLGLGHRKIAFVLGSMSSKFSFERLAAYQKAFADHGLAPDPAYIVESDFSKPDAFRLMGQLLDLDQPPTAVICLNDTITPGVLRQILQRGLKVPEDISVVAIGCSDILDLTLPPLTTVRIPAVAIGRTLAQRLIQLIETGRCPEQHTIIPADFIVRESTGVCR from the coding sequence TTGTCAACCATCAAGGAAATAGCCAAGGCGGCGCGGGTGTCCTGCTCCACGGTCTCGCGGGCCCTTAACGACAAAAAGGGCGTGAGCGACGAGGTGCGCGAAAAGATCGTCAAGATCGCCCAGGAGCTGAGCTATTTCCCCCACTCCTCGGCTCGGGCCCTGGTGCGAAACCGGGTGGGGGTCATCGGGGTGATCATCCCCCGTACCAGCGATTTCGCCTTTCAGAGCCCCTTTTACAATCACGTGCTCCTGGGCCTGAGCGAAACGGCCGCCCGGCACGACTACAACCTCATGCTGATCATCAACGACCGGCGCTCCTACGCCTCGTTCTATTACCGGCGGCAGGTGGACGGGGTGATCGTGGTGGGCAACCGCGTCAACGACGAGCGCACCATCGAGCTGGAGGAAAAGGGCGTCCCGGCGGCGGTGGTGCCCGGCTTTGCCTCGGGTTCGCACGAGGGCATCGCCAGCGTAAACTCCGAGAACTTCCAAAGCATCCACCGGGCGGTGAGCTATCTCCTGGGCCTGGGGCACCGAAAAATAGCCTTCGTCCTGGGCAGCATGTCCTCCAAGTTCTCCTTCGAGCGCCTGGCGGCCTATCAAAAGGCCTTCGCGGACCACGGCCTGGCTCCCGACCCGGCCTACATTGTGGAGAGCGATTTTTCCAAGCCCGACGCCTTCCGCCTGATGGGTCAGCTATTGGATCTGGACCAGCCGCCCACGGCGGTGATCTGCCTCAACGACACCATCACCCCGGGCGTCTTGCGCCAGATACTCCAGCGGGGCCTCAAGGTTCCCGAGGACATCTCGGTGGTGGCCATCGGCTGCTCGGACATCCTGGATTTGACCCTGCCCCCCCTGACCACGGTGCGCATCCCGGCCGTGGCCATCGGCCGGACCCTGGCCCAACGGCTCATACAATTGATAGAAACCGGGCGCTGCCCGGAGCAGCATACCATCATCCCGGCCGACTTCATCGTGCGGGAATCAACTGGCGTCTGCCGATGA
- a CDS encoding metallophosphoesterase has product MTVIAHISDLHFGSLQPGAPQALLQCLGELEPSLVIVSGDLTQRACPGQFLGVRRFLDKLRWPRLVLPGNHDMPLHRPVLRVSDPLRDFHRYVTPKDSPYLLNGGLAVLCLDTTNPWRWKGGGAPRQKLERLERRLSQLPAGATRLLVTHHPAFAQEGERQQAWQARVAEVARRFEVRLALSGHFHHTVIRPWDQQRLLVVEAGTATSNRLRGEPNAFNVLTLGVDRVNVAAYHLSQGVFAPALGRSFTWDDGAWLEQGPLPVAG; this is encoded by the coding sequence GTGACGGTGATCGCCCACATCTCGGACCTGCACTTCGGCAGCCTGCAACCCGGCGCGCCCCAGGCCCTGTTGCAATGCCTGGGCGAGCTGGAGCCCTCCCTGGTCATCGTCAGCGGCGACCTGACCCAGCGGGCCTGCCCCGGCCAGTTTTTGGGGGTCCGCCGTTTTCTGGACAAGTTGCGCTGGCCCCGCCTGGTCCTGCCCGGCAACCACGACATGCCCCTGCACCGACCCGTGCTGCGCGTGTCCGATCCACTGCGGGACTTTCACCGCTACGTCACCCCCAAGGACTCCCCCTATCTGTTGAACGGGGGCCTGGCCGTCCTCTGCCTTGACACCACCAACCCCTGGCGCTGGAAGGGCGGCGGCGCGCCCCGTCAAAAGCTGGAACGCCTGGAGCGCCGTTTGAGCCAGCTCCCGGCCGGGGCCACCCGCCTGCTGGTCACCCACCATCCCGCCTTTGCCCAAGAGGGCGAACGCCAGCAGGCCTGGCAGGCCCGGGTGGCAGAGGTGGCCCGCCGATTCGAGGTGCGCCTGGCCCTGTCGGGGCATTTCCACCACACGGTGATCCGCCCTTGGGACCAGCAACGCTTGCTGGTGGTGGAAGCGGGCACCGCCACCTCCAACCGCCTGCGCGGCGAACCCAACGCCTTCAACGTGCTCACCCTGGGCGTGGATCGGGTGAACGTGGCCGCCTATCACCTGAGCCAGGGCGTGTTCGCCCCGGCCCTGGGCCGTTCCTTTACCTGGGACGACGGCGCCTGGCTGGAACAGGGCCCCTTGCCCGTGGCCGGTTAG
- a CDS encoding YifB family Mg chelatase-like AAA ATPase: MLATVTSMAVLGVEAYTVSVEVDLAPGLPAFNTVGLPDGAVRESKERVRAALANSGASLPVNRITVNLAPADIKKEGAAFDLPMALGILAASGTVPSEALMGVGVVGELALDGAIRPVRGVLPMAVRAKAEGLKAVIVPTDNGPEAAVVEGLTVYTAARLGQVANHLVGREELPRATADPALLAGDQAGSGLDLNEVRGQEHVKRALTIAAAGGHNVLMVGPPGSGKTMLARRLAGILPPLSFAEALQVTQVASVAGVLPPRQALVSTRPFRSPHHTISDAGLIGGGTIPRPGEVSLAHQGVLFLDELPEFKKSVLEVLRQPLESGRVTITRAAATVDFPARFMLVGAMNPCPCGFYGDPKRQCTCGPHQVRNYLNRVSGPLMDRIDIQVEVPAVPFKELAADTAGPPSSQVRQTVVAARERQAARLGGSGIFANAQMSTAQTREHCRLSNEGLTLLERAMERLGLSARAYGRIHKIARTIADLEGSEKIELPHISEAIGYRSLDRVMA, encoded by the coding sequence ATGCTGGCAACCGTCACGTCAATGGCCGTGCTGGGGGTGGAGGCCTACACCGTATCAGTGGAGGTGGACCTGGCCCCCGGGCTGCCCGCCTTCAACACGGTGGGCCTGCCCGACGGCGCGGTGCGCGAGTCCAAGGAGCGGGTGCGCGCCGCCCTGGCCAACAGCGGAGCCTCCCTGCCGGTGAACCGCATCACCGTGAACCTGGCCCCCGCGGACATCAAAAAAGAAGGCGCGGCCTTTGACCTGCCTATGGCCCTGGGGATTCTGGCCGCCTCGGGCACGGTGCCCTCCGAGGCGCTCATGGGCGTGGGGGTGGTGGGCGAGCTGGCCCTGGACGGGGCCATCCGGCCGGTGCGCGGGGTGCTGCCCATGGCGGTGCGGGCCAAGGCCGAGGGCCTCAAAGCGGTGATCGTGCCCACGGACAACGGGCCCGAAGCGGCGGTGGTGGAAGGGCTCACCGTGTACACCGCCGCGCGCCTGGGCCAGGTGGCCAACCACTTGGTGGGCCGCGAGGAGCTGCCCCGGGCCACGGCGGACCCGGCCCTGTTGGCCGGGGACCAGGCGGGTAGCGGCTTGGACCTGAACGAGGTGCGGGGCCAGGAACACGTGAAGCGCGCCCTGACCATCGCCGCGGCCGGGGGGCACAACGTCTTGATGGTGGGCCCTCCGGGCAGCGGCAAGACCATGCTGGCCCGGCGTCTGGCCGGAATCCTGCCCCCGCTCAGCTTTGCCGAAGCCCTGCAAGTGACCCAGGTAGCCTCGGTGGCCGGGGTGCTGCCCCCCCGCCAGGCCCTGGTGAGCACCCGCCCCTTTCGCTCGCCGCACCACACTATCTCCGACGCCGGGCTTATCGGCGGCGGCACCATCCCCCGCCCCGGCGAGGTGAGCCTGGCCCACCAGGGGGTGCTGTTTTTGGACGAGCTGCCCGAGTTCAAAAAGAGCGTCCTGGAGGTACTGCGTCAGCCGCTGGAGTCCGGCCGGGTGACCATTACCCGGGCGGCGGCCACGGTGGATTTCCCGGCCCGCTTCATGCTGGTGGGGGCCATGAACCCCTGCCCCTGCGGGTTCTACGGCGACCCCAAGCGCCAGTGCACCTGCGGCCCCCACCAGGTGCGCAACTACCTGAACCGGGTCTCCGGCCCGCTCATGGACCGCATCGACATCCAGGTGGAGGTGCCGGCGGTGCCCTTCAAGGAACTGGCCGCCGACACCGCCGGGCCGCCGTCATCGCAGGTGCGCCAGACGGTGGTGGCCGCCCGGGAGCGCCAGGCCGCGCGCCTGGGGGGCAGCGGCATATTCGCCAATGCCCAAATGAGCACCGCCCAGACCCGGGAGCACTGCCGCCTTAGCAACGAGGGCCTCACCCTGCTGGAGCGGGCCATGGAGCGCCTGGGGCTCTCGGCCCGGGCCTATGGCCGCATCCACAAGATCGCGCGCACCATCGCCGACCTGGAGGGCAGCGAGAAGATCGAGCTGCCCCATATCAGCGAGGCCATCGGCTACCGCAGCCTGGACCGGGTGATGGCCTAG